A region of the Carya illinoinensis cultivar Pawnee chromosome 16, C.illinoinensisPawnee_v1, whole genome shotgun sequence genome:
aatgtatttttatctcgtgGTTTGTTCGAATTATTACTTACCCGCGGTAACATCtcttggtaccgtagattttgatgcaagtGATGAGAAagttgagcctgaggatgctCCACCGAAGGAGTGATTGGGTATCACTTGCTCATGCATTGGGAATGGTTTTCCCGCTGTTGAATAtagtgttttggttttttttttcttgataactgtaatatttttggtatgcttgttttaaaatgaacttgtatttaaacaaattcgTACTTAGTCGACTAACGTTAATTATTCCGTTgtgtttttgttgtacactttctaCATGTCCACACACTTATCACTTAtagatgggatgtgtgacccgtgttgtcatcatctcaaCATCTCGATCTCCATGTTTCCAtacatgggagttgggggcatcacaaaacTCTTCTTGATGAGCTTCAATTGTGCAGGCAACTGGGATTGAGGGTTGTATTAGTAAAGTGAGACTCATTGATGTTAGTGGGATGGTTGGCATCGGGAGTGTGCAAATATTGGTTTGTTTGGGATTTTTAGGAGGAAATTAAAGTTCTTACTTGTGAGTTTATTACTTGTGGGTTAAATGTTTGTTTTCGTCGTATATTTAGAGAAGCCAATATGGTGGTGGATGTTTTAGCTAAGTGGATAAATATGTTGTTTTTAATACTCTTAACTAGTGAGATTAGTGAACTTTATCTGTTAAATTAAGAGTATTAATCAAATGATATGTGCTAGCCCTCCCTGACATGTGAAATGACCATTTACACCTTAAAGCAATAAACTTTCATGTATATGGCCTGAGTACTACTTTCTTCAATTAAATAGGTGGGCTGGTAAAATGCATGAGCTGTGGCCCAACACAGGAGTGAAGAACTGATATGTAAGTGACTCAAGCCCACAAAGCCCATGAGAGGAAACTTAAGCTGAGAAAGCCACGGGAAGATCTCACAGCACCTAAGGGTTTTGGGACCACGGGCAGCAGAGGAATGGGGTGGCTATGCACGAtggaaaaacacaaaaatttctGGCAAGGAGAGAGGATTCTGAGTATAAAAGGAAGAGGAACCTTCGAGAATGGGGATTCGGGTTTTTCCATTTCATTTCTCTTGTCATTTCTTCTCCCCTTTTTGTTTCAGATAGTTTTTTCTGAGCTTCTTTTAGGGTTTTGGCAAATTAATATTTTGCTAGTTTTGATGaagatgtttggctaaatttacaGCCTGGGTTGTGGTGAAACTGTTCTTTGTGTTCCATCACTTGCTAGATTTTCTATAGTTTTGATTGTTTAGCTCACTTGGTCTGAAATCAATTTCTAAAGAGGAAAATCTGATGAATTCCCTTGCTCTTAGTCTTGTTCTACTGCAGACACAAGGCACAACAGAACCTTGAATTAATCAAGGATTCCATCAGCCGAGTGTTAAATTTATCTTGGTGGAAGCTTAGTGAGTGTACTTTATTTTCGGTTTTGGCATAACTATGCTGAGTTCTTATTTCAGATAATCTATGTTATTAGCTCCTTAATTGAGTTAGTGAGTAGAGATTAATGCTGAGAAAACCGTGTAAGTGATGAACACCAAGGAGCTTAAAAGCCGCTACCCAGGTGGTTACTCTATTGATCCTGTGAACCCTGCTAGTTAAACTAATGATTAACAATTCTGTTTTAGAACCACACCATTTTCAGAAGTTAAATTTTACTTTGTATGATTTAATCCCTATTTTAGAGCAAAATCATTGCCATGAAAACAGCCACAAATCCACCATATATTCACTTGATTACAAACCCTTCACTGGGTGgagacttttttttctttttttccgacttgttttcaaaacaaaagtcataaaaattcaaacaaagaaaTTCACAGGATGTTCCTTCTGTAACATCAAAGTTTTCCAAAAAGCTTTCTCAAGCATGTTGTTGGAATCACACTTGTCCCTGTGGAAATGACCTTGGGACTTTCTTATTATTACAACTGAAccacttctacacttgggagCGATAATTTGGACTAAGTCACTAAGCAGGGAACTCAAGGTcttaattcagatttatgttacGTTAATTCCATTCAAGGTCCTTTTTGGGGAATGAATCGCATGGATAAACTTGGCATCCATTATCTTAGATGTTGAGAGTTTCTTGGCTTGGGTGGGTCTTTTGTTGGGTTTTGTTGTTCTTCTAGAATTTTTGGGCATCTCGACATGTGACCTCGACTCTTAAGataaaaaaacgaaaaaagaagGTCAATAGTCCCAATTGTGTACACATATGCCTTCCTTTTAGCTAGCATCATTTAAATGCACTAGCTGTTTGCTGCACAGTTGTGAgcatttgcattttatttcttgttactggcttcaaaattttgttttcttgtacCCAACTGCCCTCAAAACATGAAGAAGCATCTGTTCATGTTCttattttttggattgtttAATGCGCTTTGAAGAATGTCTCGATTGCATATATGCAAAGGTTAAACATGCTGAAGAAGCTCTGCAGTTTGGAACCAGGATACAAAGGCTTGGGATGTGCAGTTGATCGAGGAAACATTATCTGTCGAGGAAGCAGAAACCATACAGAAAATTCCCCTTAGTATTTACAACAGACAAGACAAGATCATATGGAGGTGCACAACTAATGGAGTCTTCAGTGTTAGAAGCGCGTACCATCTGAAGAATGAACTAGAGCAGATGAGCAAAGGTCAGCCTAGCTATGTCCAGGAGAAAGGAAGGTGGAAAAAACTCTGGAAACTAAGCATGCCAAATGCAGAAAAATTATTCCTATGGAAGGCTTGCAACGATTTACTACCAACCAAGCTAAATCTATTTAGAAGGAAAGTTGTTGATAACCCAAACTACCCAATTTGCCATCAACATGTAGAAAGACGTGAATCAGTGAGAGACGTATGGAGCATGTGTTCTAGGAAACTGCAGAAAAGAAGCATCAGCAACCAAACATTCAAGGAGCGACTGACCAATCTAATGGAGGAGGTAGAAGAGGAAGTGCTAATAGAGATGGCTGTGGCGGCATGGAGATTGTGGAaaagaatgaatgaatggaTTGTGCACACATATGCCTTCCTTTTAGCTACCATCATTTTAAATGCACTAGCTGTTTGCTGCACAGTTGAGAgcatttgcattttatttcttattattggcttcaaaatttgttttcttgtaCCCTACTGCCCTCAAAACATGAAGAAGCATCTACTCATGTTCTTATTTATTGGATTGTTAAATGCGCTTTGAAAAATGTTAAGACTAAAGAGAAGAGAATTATTTAGGTAGAACCTCTCATATTACTCAGTaataatttacaaataaatagatatttacAATGAACTAAAATGGAAATAATCACATATGGTAGGAAACTAATTGGTGCTGATTTCTTGGAGGCTAAATATATGGTAATGTACATATGGAAATATTCATAGCTGtcaatactccccctcaagttggcgCATGGAGATCCGTAATGCCCAACTTGCGCGAGAAATGATGAAAGAGATCGTGGCCTAAAGCTTTAGTGAATATATCGGCAACTTGATCTTGGGAAGAGGTGTGAACAGCTTTGAGGAGACCAGAATGAATCTTATCACGAACaatgtgacaatcaatctcaatgtgtttGGTGCGCTCATGAAAGACAGGATTGTGAGCAATGTAGAGAGCAGACTGATTATCACAATGTAAGGTGAAAGGTTCAGGATGAGAGAGACCAAAATCAGTGAGAAGCTGTTTGAGCCAGGTGAGCTCACAGGTAGTAACAGCCATAGCTCGATACTCGGCTTCAGCGGAAGAGCGTGCCACAGTAGTCTGTTTTTTTGTACGCCAGGAGATGGGACTAGGACCTATCTGAATAAAGTAGCCGGTAGTCGAACGACGAGTGGTGGGACAACTGGCCCAATCAGAATCAGTGTATGCTGTGACATGAAGACTGGTAGATGAAGGAAAGAAGAGGCCTTGGCCAGGGCTGGCTTTGAGGTAGCGGAGAACTCTAATAGCTGCAGTCATATGAGGAACCCGAGGAGCATGCATGAACTGACTGAGAATGTTGACAGCATAAACAATGTCTGGTCTGGTAATGGTCAGGTAGATAAGACGACCAACAAGATGACGGTAGGAACAAGGATCAGGAAGTAAATCACCATCTTGAGGACTAAGTTTCAAATGTTGTTCCATGGGAAAAGAAGCAGTCCGGGCACCAAGTTGTCCACTGTCAGAGAGTATGTCAAGAGCATATTTGCGCTGATTAAGGAAGATGCCATTAGGAGACCGGGCAACTTCGAGACCAAGAAAATACTTCAGAGAACCAAGATCCTTAGTCTTGAAGTGAGTAGAGAGAACATGTTTGAAAAACGCGATCTGAGAGATGTCATTACCAGCgactaaaatatcatcaacataaacaaggACAAGAGTGATGCTAGTGCAGGTGACAAAAGTAAACAAAGAATGGTCAGCCTGAGACTGATGAAAACCTGCATCAAGAAGCACATTGGTTAGTTTAAAAAACCAGTTCCTGGAggcttgtttaaggccataaaggGATTTTCTGAGGCGACAGACTCGGGTCTCCCCCTTGGGACAATATCCGGGGGGTGGGGTCATGTAGACTTCTTCATCAAGATCGTCGTGCAAGAAGGCATTATTGACGTCGAGTTGATGAATAATCCAATGTTTGGAGGCGGCAACAGCTAACAGGCATCTGACAGTGGTCATTTTTGCAACAGGAGCAAAAGTCTCATGATAATCAAGGCCTTCAATTTGAGTATAGCCCTTGGCAACAAGGCGAGCTTTGTACCGTTCAATAGAGCCATCAGCtttgagtttggttttgaatacccatttgcagccaatgGGTTTTTTATCAGGAGGAAGAAACTCAAGAGTCCAAGTCGAGTTGGCTTCTAAGGCTCGAAGTTCAGAAGACATGGCCTCACGCCAATGAGAGTGACGAATAGCCTCAGAGTAACAGGTGGGATCAATACAAGTGGTAAGAGCAGTTAAATAAGAAatatgggaaggagaaaaatgagaatatgaaagaaaagcaGATAGAGGATGAGCAGTACCTGAGACCGGTGGAGCAGGTGAGGATGCCGTGGACTCCGTATGTAAGGTGGGACATATATAGTCGTTGAGATAGGCGGGGCGAGTAATGGTGCGACGAGGACGAGGGACAGGGGAGAGAGGAGGGGATGGAAGTGATTGAGGTGGAGAAGAAGAGATAATGGGAAGATCAGATggggaagaagaggaaactatagGTTCAGGAACAGGAAGAGGAATGATGGGAGAGGATTGGGAAGGAGAGTCAGAAATGTGTTGGAAGGGAAATTGTTGCTCATGAAAGGTGACATCACGGGAGTAAAAAATAGACTGAGTGGCAAGATTGTAGAGTTTGTAGGCTTTATGAGTACTGGGATATCCTAAAAAAACACATTGTGTAGCACGGGGAGAAAATTTGTCACGATGCGCAGAAAGAGTTTGAGCATAGCAAAGGCACCCGAACACGCGTAGGTGATCATAGTTGGGTGGTTTGTCAAAAAGAGTTTCAAAAGGggatttattttggagaatacGACTGGGAGTACGATTGATGAGATAAGCAGCAGTGAGGACGCAATCACCCCAAAATTGTAAGGGTAGGTGGGCTTGAAAGCGAAGGCTTCGAGCAACATTGAGAAGGTGTCGATGTTTACGCTccgcaacaccattttgttgaggagtttcaaCACAGGTACGTTCATGAACGATGCCGTGAGCCTTGagataattttgaaattgatgagataaaaattcttGTCCATTATCAGTTCGAATGATTTTAACGGTGGtattaaattgattttgaacaagagcGAAAAAATGCGTTAAATGAGTATAGGCTTCGGATTTAAAACGCATGAGATATATCCAAGTAGTGCGAGAAAAATCATCGACAATAGTGAGAAAATAATGAGCCCCACATAAAGAAGAAGTATGATAGCcaccccaaatatcacaataaatacgattaaaaggaaaaatacttttatttgaAGAATTAGAAAAAGGCAATCTGGTGTGCTTAGAACGAGCACAAATGTCGCAATCAGAAAGAATACAAGGAGAATTGAAAAGACTAGGAATAATAAAACTAGAGGGATGACCTAGACGTTGATGCCATAGGAGCTTATTATCGGTAGTGGGGGCAGCAAATGCAAGAGAAGGTTCGGGGCGATACACGTAGAGTCCATTGCAAAGATCACCCGTTCCAATCGGCCTCATCAATTGTGGGTCCTGAAAAATACAAGtgttagaagaaaataaaataacacaagATTTCTGGAGGGTGAGTTGGGAAATAGATaagagattaaaagaaaaagtaggGATATAATAGACATTTGATAGAGTAAGAAGGGGAGAAAGAAGACATGTCCCAATGCCTTCGGCTGGGACTTCATGTCCATTGGGAAGCCGTACGAAGTGACTGGTTTCCAGTCTTTGCAAATCACGAAAGCAGGATTTTTTATGACAAATGTGATGGCTTGCACCACTATCGATCACCCAATGATGTTCCCGATTAAAGGTAAAAACAGAGGGAGAAGTAGAGAAGCTATTACCAACAAAATGGGCAGTGGAGGAAGAAGGAGATGGAGTCACCGGCGCTAGCAAGGAGATGAGCTTCTGATAGAGGTCCGGTGAGAGACCAGGAATGGGGCTCGACGTCGAGTGGGTGGAGGAGAGCTGGAGGGCCGACGATGGAGCTTGACCAAGGATGGAGGTCTGCGGCTTGGGACGTGGCTCTCGTCCGGGTGGGTAACCCACTATTTTCCAGCACCGGTCACGTGTATGACCGTCCTTGCCACATACGGTACATTTGAAGATGGGTTTGGGTCTACCAGAGGGACGAACGGCCAGGGCCAAGCTTTCGGATGAATGGGTTTGAATGTGAAGCAACCTCTGTTGTTCTTCTTGGAAAAGAATAGAGAACACTTTACTGATAGAGGGAAGGGGATCCATGGCCAAGATTTGAGTTCGGAGAGAGGCAAAGGAATCGTTCAAGCCAAGgagaaattgaaaaacttgCTCATCTTCAACCTGTTTTTGCAGGTCTTTGAGGTCGGTATTACGTTGGAGATGACCAAGTTCATCCCAAAGCTGTTTAATTTGATTATAGTACTCATGGACAGAGTTGGTTGTTTGTTGCAGGGAAGAGAGGGCTCGTTTGAGTTGATAGATTCGGGCGTTGTTGCCATGGCAGAATCGGGAAGACAAATCAACCCATACAGCACGAGGATCAGTATGGTATTCAAGGGAGTTTGCAATGGATGGACTGATGGAGTTAAGGAGCCAGGTAAGAACCATGTCTTTTGTTTGGTTCCATTGAGAGTAGGCGGCTGAAGAGGGATCAGGAGGGGTGAGGGTGCCATCGACAaagcttaatttattttttgcattgagTGCCCGTGTCATAGCTTTCTGCCATTTGGGAAAATTGTCACCAGTGAGGAGACCATTGACGAGGGTGAGGCTGGGAGAATCTGATGGATGAAGGAGGTAGGAAGAAGGGACGGGAGGAGGGGGATCGGTGGCCATAGAGCTAGGGGAAAGGATCGATTaggctgataccatgttaagacTAAAGAGAAGAGAATTATTTAGGTAGAACCTCTCATATTACTCAGTaataatttacaaataaatagatatttacAATGAACTAAAATGGAAATAATCACATATGGTAGGAAACTAATTGGTGCTGATTTCTTGGAGGCTAAATATATGGTAATGTACATATGGAAATATTCATAGCTGTCAATAAAGAATGTCTCGATTGCATATATGCAAAGGTTAAACATGATGAAGAAACTCTGCAGTTTGGAACCAACTCGGGCACACCTTCAAAGTGAAAATGAACTTGTGAGACCTAGTTGCATGGATATGGATGTCTCATATCCTCTCAGGCAAAGCTTCCAACATCCTGCACAATTGCTACCTATATCTGGAGGAAATTTTGATGAGCCCATTTCAGGTATTAATTCTAAATTGGAGTCTCCGTTTGGATGCTCTAACTGGAAAATGTTACAGACTTGCAATAAATTCATGTATAGCATCTTTTTCTGACGGGCAGTTAATGGGCTCACAGGAGAAGGGTGCTCTTCCCGGTACTacatccacaaaattagttgaAGAGAACTTGAATGCACAACCAACAATATCCAACTTGTCTGGCGAAGTTACTAAATTGAGGTGCTGTGAAAAATCTGCTGTGGTGGGTGAAAATAATGTCAAAATTGCTGATAGAAATGATGTTGGCAGAGGTTATGAACGTAGTAGGAAGAGAAAGTGGTTACTTAATTCTGCTGAGCCCATTGAATATTTGTATGCCAAGGATAAGAACTTGTGTGTGCAGATAGAAGAGAATCTATCTTTGTTGCATGGTACGTTAGACAGACGAATAGGCAGTCCCCTGGAAGAAGTGAGATGTCTGGCTCCTAATCCGCAATGCATTCCACACGGTACGCTTGATGGGTTGCACAAAAAGAGCAAGGTATGATCTCCTGAAGAGGTACATAAGAAGCATTTTTGTGTCAGTGACGAGCAAAAGAAGACAGAAAAACCTGGAACCGAAGTCTTGGAGGATCAAGTGATCTTGAAACTATGGCAAGTTTTGAGGATGTTGCTGATGGTGACTACATGAAACTGCTGGACTTGGATGATGCTGCTGACGAGCAACGTTACAGGATAGCGGCCGAAAGGCCTGTGTCACCAAGTCTTCCTATTATTGACTTTGATAACAGCCAAATATTTGATGTGGATTGTTCTGAAACTTTAGTAGTGGAATGGGCCTATAAAGAGGTATCGACTGAGCACAGCTTTGATGCTATTGATGTTGAAATTGAGTCAATAAACTAAAACATACGGCTCTACGAACTTCCTGTAATCTGTCACTGCATAAGAATGTAGCCCAGCTGATTCCGTTGGAATGGTTTCTGGACTCTAGTGGCACGAAATGCTAGTCCTCAGCAAGTCCAGGTCTCGGGTCTGGTTGTGGGCATTAGTAATTTGCCTAGATCAGGAGACGAGGAAGTTAATTTTCCATTTGAAAGTGAAGTTGGATCTGCATGTGACACTGTTGCAAAATACTGTGTCGTGTCTCCAAACATGAGAGATCGTAACGTCACTTCTAGGATATTTAGAACTACCAAAACTTGTATAGCTCGGTGCTGTTTGCTTTCTCAAACGGAGTGGGTGGTGCCAAAGATTCTGCTTGCTCTTATGATGGATCGAAGAAAATCTTTTACTTGTGTAAGTGATTCATTGCCATCCAAGTTGATACGATTTTCTTGCTGTTAATAAAACTAGACAAGACTCCTTATGGAAGGATGGCGCGCAGCCAataatagtttttctttttgtaacttTATCAGAATATGCAAGGAAGAAAAAATGTATTCCAAAATgtattgaaaaatgaaattCCTCTTTGTTACAATTTGTTCAAGTCTGTTTATATACAAACTAACTTAACACTAACTTAACTAAACCTCTTCTACACGTGGCTTCTACACATGGCTTACTAACttaatactccccctcaagatggagtgTAAATGTCAATGACACCCATCTTGGAAAGAAtactagaaaaaaaattaaaactgacAGGCTTAGTTCGTATATCTACTAATTGAtgaatgcatgaaacatgcaaAGTCTTCATGGTTCCTGCCAAGAGTTTTTCCTGAACAATGTGAAAATCTATGTTAATATGTTTGGTTCGTTCATAAAAAACAGGGTTGGCAGATATGTGGACAGCAACCTCATTATCACAAAAAAGCAAAGCTGGCCGTTTGGTTTGGAAAGTAGATAAATCTTTGAGCAAGTGTTGCAGCCATGTTATTTCACATGTAGTAGTTGCCATCGCACAATATTCAGCCTCTGCTGTGGATCTAGACAACGTGTTCTGCTTCTTGGATTTCCATGAAACAAGTGATTGTCcaaggaaaatacaaaaatcagTGATTGACTTCCTGGTGTCTCTGCAAGCAGCCCAATCTGCATCACAAAAAGCCTTGAGTTGCAAGTCACTTgatgaagagaaaaatattcctTGGCCAGGATTGTGTATGATGTATGTCAACACCCGATGAGCTACTGCCAAATGAACATCAGTAGGTGCTGCTACATATTGGCTTAAGATTTGAACTACAAATGACAAATCTAGTCTCGTTATTGTCAAATAAACAAGTCTACCCACTAATCTTTTGTAACAGAGTGGATCTTCAAGAGGTGTTCCTTCTATTTTTAAGAGTCTAAGATTTTGATCCATCGGAAATGAGGCGAAATGAGGCAGGTTTAG
Encoded here:
- the LOC122298484 gene encoding uncharacterized protein LOC122298484, whose protein sequence is MSHILSGKASNILHNCYLYLEEILMSPFQEKGALPGTTSTKLVEENLNAQPTISNLSGEVTKLRCCEKSAVVGENNVKIADRNDVGRGYERSRKRKWLLNSAEPIEYLYAKDKNLCVQIEENLSLLHGTLDRRIGSPLEEVRCLAPNPQCIPHGTLDGLHKKSKV